One segment of Bradyrhizobium sp. CB2312 DNA contains the following:
- a CDS encoding transporter substrate-binding domain-containing protein, giving the protein MIVRIVAALAVVVLANLSAHAQQATPSRLDEIVKRGTLRVGMTGDYKPFTYLDKATQQFSGFDVDMAEALGKALGVKVEYVATAWPKLMKDFEADQFDIAMGGVSVTLDRQRKGFFSTPIMREGKTPITRCADVGKYQSIADIDKKGTRVIVNPGGTNERFARANIKDAEITVFSDNTVIFDEIAKGNADLMMTDASETRYQQKQHSGVLCAVHPDKPFDFSEKAYWLQRDMALKAFVDQWLHISMEDGSYKKIYAAWFD; this is encoded by the coding sequence ATGATCGTTCGTATAGTGGCGGCTCTGGCCGTGGTCGTGCTGGCAAATCTTTCGGCGCACGCGCAGCAGGCGACGCCCTCGCGCCTCGACGAGATCGTCAAGCGCGGCACGTTGCGCGTCGGCATGACCGGCGACTACAAGCCGTTCACCTATCTCGACAAGGCCACGCAGCAGTTCTCCGGCTTCGACGTCGACATGGCCGAGGCGCTCGGCAAGGCACTCGGCGTCAAGGTCGAGTATGTCGCCACGGCCTGGCCGAAGCTGATGAAGGACTTCGAGGCCGACCAGTTCGACATCGCCATGGGCGGCGTCTCGGTCACGCTCGACCGCCAGAGGAAGGGCTTCTTCTCGACGCCGATCATGCGCGAGGGCAAGACGCCGATCACCCGCTGTGCCGACGTCGGCAAGTATCAAAGCATCGCCGACATCGACAAGAAGGGCACCCGCGTCATCGTCAATCCCGGCGGCACCAACGAGCGCTTCGCGCGTGCCAACATCAAGGACGCAGAGATCACGGTCTTCTCCGACAACACCGTGATCTTCGACGAGATCGCCAAGGGCAATGCCGATCTGATGATGACGGACGCCTCCGAGACGCGCTACCAGCAGAAGCAGCATTCGGGCGTGCTCTGCGCGGTGCATCCGGACAAGCCGTTCGACTTCTCCGAGAAGGCCTACTGGCTCCAGCGCGACATGGCGCTCAAAGCCTTTGTCGACCAGTGGCTGCACATCTCCATGGAAGACGGCAGCTACAAGAAGATCTACGCCGCCTGGTTCGACTAG
- a CDS encoding DUF1993 domain-containing protein yields MYEASVGLFVPYLRNLSVLLDKGVAYAETRKFNPAVLLSMRMAPNMYDLAQQVGEACRHATVTSALLAGREPVALPALEHDMAGLQARIATSLEFIESLPHAEIEAAAELEVVWRLKNGTELPFTGRTLLLVNCIPQFFFHVTTAYDLLRHAGVELVKKDFLGRK; encoded by the coding sequence ATGTACGAGGCCTCTGTCGGCCTCTTCGTGCCGTATTTGCGCAACCTGTCCGTCCTGCTCGACAAGGGCGTCGCCTATGCCGAGACGCGCAAGTTCAATCCGGCGGTCCTGCTCAGCATGCGCATGGCGCCGAACATGTACGACCTGGCCCAGCAGGTCGGCGAGGCCTGCCGCCACGCCACGGTCACCTCAGCCTTGCTGGCAGGTCGCGAACCGGTCGCGCTGCCGGCGCTGGAGCACGACATGGCCGGCCTACAGGCGCGGATCGCAACGTCGCTTGAATTCATCGAGAGCCTGCCGCATGCCGAGATCGAAGCGGCTGCGGAACTAGAGGTCGTCTGGAGGCTGAAGAACGGGACCGAGCTGCCCTTTACCGGGCGGACGCTGCTGCTCGTCAACTGCATTCCGCAGTTCTTCTTCCACGTCACGACCGCCTACGACCTGCTGCGGCACGCCGGCGTCGAGCTCGTGAAGAAGGATTTTTTGGGAAGGAAGTAG
- a CDS encoding carbohydrate ABC transporter permease, whose translation MSALAIDKAGPSRKVKYGSMSRDRAWALRWSYFFLVLFAIFFLTPPVYMLITSLKSSAEISAATNPWWVFHPTLSNYAELLTSNQFLRFFWNSSIISITVVIVTMLLSIPAAFALARMKFWGSATLATGVFLTYLIPDSLLFIPLFKMLAVVQDLTGITLLNRWYVLVFIYPTLTVPFCTWIMIGYFASIPKELDEAALIDGASWLQTLTRIFIPVALPGLIAATIFAFTVSWAQFLYPLVFTTSVDQLVLPVGITTTLIKGDVFNWGQIMTGALLGAAPPLIIYAFLMDYYIAGLTAGATKG comes from the coding sequence ATGAGCGCCCTCGCAATCGACAAGGCCGGACCTTCCCGCAAGGTCAAGTATGGCAGCATGAGCCGGGACCGCGCCTGGGCGCTGCGCTGGTCCTACTTCTTCCTCGTGCTGTTTGCGATCTTCTTCCTGACGCCGCCGGTCTACATGCTGATCACCTCGCTCAAGAGCAGCGCGGAGATCTCGGCGGCCACCAACCCGTGGTGGGTGTTTCACCCGACACTGTCCAACTATGCCGAGCTCCTGACCTCGAACCAGTTTTTGCGGTTCTTCTGGAATTCGTCGATCATCTCGATCACGGTCGTGATCGTCACGATGCTGCTCAGCATCCCCGCGGCGTTTGCGCTGGCGCGGATGAAGTTCTGGGGCTCGGCGACGCTCGCGACTGGCGTGTTCCTGACCTATCTCATCCCGGACAGCCTGTTGTTCATCCCGCTGTTCAAGATGCTCGCCGTGGTCCAGGACCTGACCGGCATCACCCTCCTCAACAGATGGTACGTGCTGGTATTCATCTATCCGACGCTGACGGTGCCGTTCTGCACCTGGATCATGATCGGCTATTTCGCCTCGATCCCGAAGGAGCTTGACGAGGCCGCGCTCATCGACGGCGCCTCCTGGCTGCAGACCCTGACGCGGATCTTCATCCCGGTCGCGCTGCCTGGGCTGATCGCGGCGACCATCTTCGCCTTCACGGTGTCCTGGGCGCAGTTCCTCTATCCGCTGGTGTTCACGACGTCAGTGGACCAGCTCGTGCTGCCGGTCGGCATCACCACGACGCTGATCAAGGGCGACGTGTTCAACTGGGGGCAGATCATGACCGGCGCGCTGCTTGGCGCGGCGCCGCCGCTGATCATCTACGCCTTCCTGATGGACTATTACATTGCCGGCCTGACCGCCGGCGCGACCAAGGGTTGA
- a CDS encoding DUF2147 domain-containing protein gives MRKLLATAAFLLASTAAQAQYTFEYGGRTIRIDPDRGTVQIPGVYDNTGQGKAKKAKKNETPADKQPPQQAKVDPQPPAAPAPAPAPVTAPPAEQAPASAPAAAAPPPAPPPPAPPPAATASTAPAETAVLPPPAPPPAPAPVEQQAAPAAAPTVAAAPPAPPPSPAPAPAPTQSAAVAPPAPAAAHARDLNSPLGVWLTEEKEGKVRIEQCGNNLCGYSVDSKSNQNGEQVLINMKPGKDQKWSGRILDPNSGSTYDSTIAMKGTDRLRVQGCAFGGMFCGGQTWTRVN, from the coding sequence ATGAGGAAGCTGTTGGCCACGGCCGCGTTCCTTTTGGCGAGCACCGCTGCCCAGGCGCAGTACACTTTCGAATATGGCGGGCGCACCATTCGCATCGATCCCGACCGCGGCACGGTGCAGATCCCCGGCGTGTACGACAACACCGGCCAGGGCAAGGCCAAGAAGGCGAAGAAGAACGAGACGCCCGCGGACAAACAGCCGCCGCAGCAGGCCAAGGTCGATCCGCAACCGCCAGCCGCGCCTGCCCCAGCCCCCGCTCCAGTCACAGCGCCGCCCGCAGAGCAAGCGCCGGCATCTGCGCCGGCCGCCGCAGCACCGCCGCCGGCGCCGCCCCCACCTGCTCCGCCTCCGGCAGCGACCGCCAGCACCGCTCCGGCCGAGACGGCCGTGCTGCCGCCGCCCGCACCGCCTCCGGCCCCCGCGCCGGTCGAGCAGCAGGCCGCTCCGGCCGCGGCTCCGACCGTGGCCGCTGCACCTCCGGCGCCGCCTCCGTCCCCCGCGCCTGCGCCCGCCCCCACTCAGTCCGCCGCCGTTGCCCCGCCGGCTCCCGCAGCAGCGCACGCGCGCGATCTCAATTCGCCGCTCGGCGTCTGGCTCACCGAGGAGAAGGAAGGCAAGGTCCGCATCGAGCAATGCGGCAACAATCTCTGCGGCTATTCGGTCGATTCAAAATCGAACCAGAACGGCGAGCAGGTCCTGATCAACATGAAGCCCGGCAAGGACCAGAAATGGTCCGGGCGCATCCTCGACCCGAACTCCGGCTCGACCTACGATTCAACGATCGCGATGAAGGGCACCGACCGGCTACGCGTGCAGGGCTGCGCCTTCGGTGGCATGTTCTGCGGCGGCCAGACCTGGACGCGGGTGAACTGA
- the ugpC gene encoding sn-glycerol-3-phosphate ABC transporter ATP-binding protein UgpC — MAEVSLRKVIKRYDDVEAVRGIDLDIADHEFIVLVGPSGCGKSTTLRMIAGLEDISDGDIMIGGDVVNDVPPKDRDIAMVFQNYALYPHMTVAENMSFGLRLKHYPKAEIKARVTEAARLLDITDLIDRKPKQLSGGQRQRVAMGRAIVRNPKVFLFDEPLSNLDAKLRVQMRIEIKKVHQKVRTTTVYVTHDQVEAMTLADRVVVMNKGRIEQIGTPNELYHKPATRFVAGFIGSPAMNFIPCRLEDSGGTLQIRLTDRVAFALPPARAARYNALPRTDKLLLGLRPEHLTEAHAHLGPGIETFDTVLDVTEPMGMETLVYFGLDGTPVCGRVDPNAGATDGAPMRLAMDLNNMHLLNEETGVVL; from the coding sequence ATGGCCGAGGTTTCCCTGCGTAAGGTGATCAAGCGTTACGACGACGTCGAAGCGGTGCGCGGCATCGACCTCGATATCGCCGACCACGAGTTCATCGTGCTGGTCGGCCCCTCCGGCTGCGGCAAGTCGACGACGCTGCGCATGATCGCGGGCCTCGAGGACATCAGCGACGGCGACATCATGATCGGCGGCGACGTCGTCAACGACGTGCCGCCCAAGGACCGCGACATCGCCATGGTGTTCCAGAACTACGCGCTCTACCCGCACATGACGGTCGCGGAGAACATGTCGTTCGGGCTGCGCCTGAAGCACTATCCCAAGGCCGAGATCAAGGCGCGGGTGACGGAGGCCGCGCGCCTGCTCGACATCACCGATCTGATCGACCGCAAGCCGAAACAGCTCTCCGGCGGCCAGCGCCAGCGCGTCGCGATGGGCCGCGCCATCGTGCGCAATCCGAAGGTGTTCCTGTTCGACGAGCCGCTGTCCAATCTCGATGCGAAACTCCGCGTGCAGATGCGGATCGAGATCAAGAAGGTGCACCAGAAGGTGCGCACCACGACGGTCTACGTCACCCACGACCAGGTCGAGGCGATGACGCTGGCGGACCGCGTCGTGGTCATGAACAAGGGCCGCATCGAGCAGATCGGCACGCCGAACGAGCTCTACCACAAGCCCGCCACGCGCTTCGTCGCGGGCTTCATCGGCTCGCCCGCGATGAACTTCATTCCGTGCCGGCTCGAGGATTCCGGCGGCACGCTCCAGATCCGCCTGACCGACCGCGTCGCCTTCGCGCTGCCGCCGGCCCGCGCCGCGCGCTACAACGCGCTGCCCCGCACCGACAAGCTGCTGCTCGGCCTCCGGCCCGAGCATCTCACCGAGGCGCATGCGCATCTCGGGCCGGGCATCGAGACCTTCGACACGGTGCTCGACGTCACCGAGCCGATGGGCATGGAGACTCTGGTCTATTTCGGGCTCGACGGCACGCCCGTCTGCGGCCGTGTCGATCCCAATGCCGGCGCTACGGACGGGGCTCCCATGCGTTTGGCGATGGACCTCAACAACATGCACCTGCTAAACGAGGAGACCGGCGTCGTGCTGTGA
- a CDS encoding hydroxyacid dehydrogenase, with protein sequence MATNKKKIFVTQTLSQGARALLTQRDDIELVEFANLISAKDFEALLKSHAPVHGVALGATAFGETELEASRDMKVVTRIGVGYDAVDVPALSRRKVPLMIAGSANSPSVAEAALFMMLTLAKRANEMHACVKDGKWADRLGMLPFDLYGKTVLIIGFGRIGSRTAKRCLAMEMNVEVYDPYKPAADIKAAGCEPVTDLDAALPSADFVSIHCPKTPETVGLFDAARIGRMKPKSYLINTARGGIVKEAALYDALVSGKIAGAGIDVFEVEPPPVSNALFALPNVIMAPHVAGVTVEAVQRMSEQTARNILSVLDGDPIRQNVINQDVLG encoded by the coding sequence ATGGCGACCAACAAGAAGAAGATTTTCGTTACACAAACTTTGTCGCAAGGGGCACGCGCCCTCCTCACCCAGCGGGACGATATCGAGCTCGTCGAGTTTGCCAACCTGATCTCGGCCAAGGATTTCGAGGCCCTGCTGAAGAGCCATGCGCCAGTCCATGGCGTGGCGCTCGGCGCCACCGCCTTCGGTGAGACCGAGCTCGAGGCGTCCAGGGACATGAAGGTGGTGACCCGCATCGGCGTCGGCTACGACGCCGTCGACGTGCCCGCCCTCTCCCGCCGCAAGGTGCCGCTGATGATCGCAGGCAGCGCGAACTCGCCCTCGGTCGCGGAAGCGGCGCTGTTCATGATGCTGACGCTGGCCAAGCGCGCCAATGAGATGCACGCCTGCGTCAAGGACGGCAAATGGGCCGACCGGCTCGGCATGCTGCCATTCGACCTCTACGGCAAGACCGTGCTGATCATCGGCTTCGGCCGCATCGGCAGCCGCACCGCCAAACGCTGCCTGGCGATGGAAATGAACGTGGAGGTCTACGATCCCTACAAGCCTGCCGCCGACATCAAGGCGGCCGGCTGCGAGCCGGTCACTGACCTCGACGCCGCGCTGCCGAGCGCCGATTTCGTCAGCATCCACTGCCCGAAGACGCCGGAGACCGTCGGCCTGTTCGATGCGGCGCGGATTGGCCGAATGAAGCCGAAATCCTACCTCATCAACACCGCCCGTGGCGGCATCGTGAAGGAAGCGGCGCTGTATGATGCGCTCGTCTCCGGCAAGATCGCCGGGGCCGGCATCGACGTGTTCGAGGTGGAGCCGCCGCCGGTCAGCAACGCGCTGTTCGCGCTGCCCAACGTCATCATGGCCCCGCATGTCGCCGGCGTCACGGTCGAGGCCGTGCAGCGCATGAGCGAGCAGACCGCGCGCAATATCCTGAGTGTGCTGGACGGCGACCCGATCCGGCAGAACGTCATCAATCAGGACGTGCTCGGCTGA
- a CDS encoding sugar ABC transporter permease codes for MADVVVEQGRVARAGARKGSGLRNALGRKSTVAFFLTLPLILLIVLLVLYPAFYSLYLATLNKAMTKFVGLGNFTFLFKRETFWMVVKQSCIFAITAVIFKALIGFIVAHFVHNIPGKKQRKWRGMLLVPWVIPPAMSTLAWLWLFDPSYSAFNYTLSFFGVGPIPWLGDTFWARFSVILVNVWYGAPFFLIMYLAALKSVPDQLYEAAAIDGANWWQRIWYVTLPMMRNIIAITTLFSLIVTFANFDIVRILTSGGPLDTTHLFATWAFQVGIQSSDIPLGACVSLFMVPILAVAAIFILRDVSKRGNEA; via the coding sequence ATGGCCGATGTCGTCGTTGAGCAAGGTCGCGTCGCACGTGCGGGCGCGCGCAAGGGATCGGGCCTGCGCAACGCGCTGGGCCGAAAATCGACGGTCGCGTTCTTCCTGACGCTGCCGCTGATCCTCCTGATCGTGCTGCTCGTGCTCTATCCCGCCTTCTATTCGCTCTATCTGGCGACGCTGAACAAGGCGATGACGAAATTCGTCGGCCTTGGCAACTTCACCTTCCTGTTCAAGCGCGAGACGTTCTGGATGGTGGTGAAGCAGTCCTGCATCTTTGCGATCACCGCCGTGATCTTCAAGGCGCTGATCGGCTTCATCGTCGCGCATTTCGTCCATAACATTCCCGGCAAGAAGCAGCGCAAATGGCGCGGCATGCTGCTGGTGCCTTGGGTGATCCCGCCGGCGATGAGCACGCTCGCTTGGCTGTGGCTGTTCGACCCCTCCTACAGCGCCTTCAACTACACGCTCTCCTTCTTCGGTGTCGGGCCGATCCCCTGGCTCGGCGACACCTTCTGGGCGCGCTTCTCGGTCATCCTCGTCAACGTCTGGTACGGCGCGCCGTTCTTCCTGATCATGTATCTGGCGGCGCTGAAATCCGTGCCCGACCAGCTCTATGAAGCGGCGGCGATCGACGGCGCCAATTGGTGGCAGCGGATCTGGTACGTCACGCTGCCGATGATGCGCAACATCATCGCCATCACCACCCTGTTCTCGCTGATCGTCACCTTCGCCAATTTCGACATCGTGCGCATCCTGACCTCCGGCGGACCGCTCGATACGACGCATCTGTTCGCCACCTGGGCGTTCCAGGTCGGCATCCAGAGCAGCGACATTCCGCTCGGCGCCTGTGTCTCGCTGTTCATGGTGCCCATCCTCGCCGTCGCAGCGATCTTCATCCTGCGTGATGTCTCCAAACGGGGGAACGAAGCCTGA